The following coding sequences lie in one Cydia strobilella chromosome 16, ilCydStro3.1, whole genome shotgun sequence genomic window:
- the LOC134748413 gene encoding uncharacterized protein LOC134748413 yields the protein MTGVIKCNSCNIVIDELLAYVQNKVSLVDEITLVRICKSAFSSDEIKNSKSLLFDSIPTEARKINRKSEGKEERDLRDIFNVFKSTEPDVIPVFVARKLERLPPILFNSLDCTKLLKDMLKFQNDLAEIKGTYATLEQLKGLKLELLANKYDTLPSTPICNVNKKRGAACWALDTMDSGPVGILQCNSMLDSYHDREQASKNGHPNKNIWEVGAQNTTNGSAIQQPLSDDKSGNDAATLSGGVARPKPAVPEPESQLMDDTVNNSGGLANRVTHESSSIKLLDEDNEGKWEKVQSRKKQRKYRFHGKYGVARDLQCNFKAAERKVPVLITNVHKETTEDDIIQYIYGQTKDTVSLKEINIQKRRDYKAYKMYVSKNKLHMYLNEKLWPEDIIFRRFVNYTNGGNSVTGLEIKKNE from the coding sequence ATGACGGGCGTAATTAAGTGCAATTCGTGTAACATAGTCATCGATGAACTGTTGGCTTATGTTCAAAATAAAGTGTCGTTAGTGGACGAGATAACGCTTGTGCGGATTTGTAAGTCTGCGTTCTCCAGTGATGAGATCAAAAACTCGAAGTCGTTACTGTTTGACTCGATTCCAACGGAGGCACGCAAGATTAATCGAAAAAGTGAAGGCAAAGAAGAAAGGGACCTGCGAgacatttttaatgtttttaagtcAACGGAGCCGGACGTAATTCCAGTATTTGTGGCGAGAAAACTCGAGCGTCTGCCACCGATACTATTTAATAGTCTGGATTGTACTAAGCTCTTGAAAGACATGCTCAAGTTTCAAAATGATTTAGCAGAGATTAAAGGGACGTACGCGACTTTGGAGCAGCTGAAGGGGTTGAAACTCGAACTCCTAGCGAATAAATATGATACGTTACCATCGACACCTATTTGTAACGTTAATAAGAAGCGAGGGGCTGCCTGCTGGGCTTTGGATACTATGGATAGTGGACCTGTGGGCATTCTGCAGTGCAATTCGATGCTGGATAGCTATCATGATCGGGAACAAGCATCAAAGAACGGTCACCCGAATAAAAACATTTGGGAGGTAGGCGCGCAAAACACGACAAACGGGTCAGCAATTCAACAACCGTTATCGGATGATAAGAGCGGCAACGACGCGGCAACGTTGAGTGGCGGCGTTGCCAGGCCGAAACCAGCTGTGCCCGAGCCCGAGAGTCAGCTGATGGACGATACCGTAAACAATAGTGGTGGATTAGCAAACCGCGTAACGCATGAGTCATCATCTATTAAATTGCTAGATGAGGATAATGAGGGGAAATGGGAGAAGGTGCAGAGCCGTAAAAAACAACgaaaatatcgttttcatggCAAGTATGGTGTTGCGCGGGACCTTCAATGTAATTTCAAAGCGGCAGAAAGGAAAGTTCCTGTCCTCATTACAAACGTACATAAGGAAACAACGGAAGATGACATTATTCAATACATTTATGGTCAAACAAAAGATACAGTGTCGctaaaagaaataaacatacaaaaacgGCGTGACTATAAGGCATACAAGATGTAcgtatctaaaaataaattacacatgtATTTGAATGAGAAGTTGTGGCCTGAAGACATTATATTCAGACGTTTTGTAAATTATACGAACGGAGGGAACTCTGTGACCGGCcttgaaatcaagaaaaatgaaTAA
- the LOC134748545 gene encoding homeobox protein MSX-1-like: MDVSPVRSSRGTDFSIERILSADSSREAPETPSWLCCTRYRPPRLPRAVNNVCRQRRSGRHARVPFTAAQAAALEAAYARAPYLAPPALRALAAALQLRDDRIKIWFQNRRARERREKCTNIAPPRAVALPPSRLPVTHTWTHEMSNTTQDYTRQISSIDVETTFEQSEESRDSADEHSPVDIETVD; encoded by the exons ATGGACGTGTCTCCTGTGCGAAGTTCTAGGGGAACGGATTTCAGTATCGAGCGGATTTTGAGTGCGGATTCGAGTCGCGAGGCGCCGGAGACTCCGAGTTGGTTGTGCTGCACGCGGTACCGACCTCCGCGGCTTCCAC GAGCAGTCAACAACGTGTGTCGGCAACGGCGGTCGGGGCGACACGCACGCGTTCCTTTTACCGCGGCGCAGGCGGCAGCACTAGAAGCGGCCTACGCGCGTGCGCCGTACCTAGCACCGCCGGCGCTGCGAGCCCTAGCTGCAGCTCTACAGCTGCGAGATGATAGA ATAAAAATCTGGTTTCAAAATCGCCGAGCGCGGGAGCGCCGAGAGAAATGCACCAATATCGCCCCGCCCCGCGCCGTAGCGTTACCACCTTCGAGACTACCAGTGACCCACACGTGGACTCATGAAATGTCTAACACTACTCAGGATTATACAAGACAAATTAGTTCTATAGATGTTGAAACTACATTTGAGCAAAGCGAGGAAAGTCGAGATTCTGCTGACGAGCATTCTCCTGTAGATATTGAAACGGTTGATTAG
- the LOC134748546 gene encoding uncharacterized protein LOC134748546, with protein sequence MDALIGELSSQHVGCHVDGVCVNNLSYADDMVLLSASVCGLRRLLRICEEYAVSHGLKYNVAKSQYMVFEAGSNRPLHVPDVTLYGTPLERVKSFKYLGHIVTADLKDNVDIERERRALCVRANMLARRFARCSSDVKLTLFKAYCTSLYTCSLWANYTQKAYNALRVQYNNAFRAVMGLPRYCSASGMFAAAHTACFHTTMRLRAASLVQRVRASPNTVLAMIADRVDCPYIMHCCDRHVIKTGIG encoded by the coding sequence ATGGACGCGCTGATCGGCGAGCTCAGCAGTCAGCATGTCGGTTGTCATGTGGATGGCGTGTGTGTGAATAACCTTAGCtacgcggacgacatggtgctgctgagcGCGTCGGTTTGTGGTCTCAGAAGGTTGTTGAGAATTTGTGAGGAGTACGCTGTGAGCCATGGCTTGAAATATAATGTGGCTAAAAGCCAATATATGGTCTTTGAGGCCGGCAGTAATCGACCATTGCATGTACCTGATGTAACTCTGTATGGAACACCACTAGAAAGAGTAaagagttttaaatatttagggcaTATCGTTACTGCTGACCTGAAAGATAACGTTGACATTGAACGGGAGCGAAGGGCATTGTGTGTAAGGGCTAACATGTTGGCGCGCAGGTTTGCTCGGTGTTCCAGCGACGTGAAGTTGACGCTGTTCAAAGCCTACTGCACGTCGctgtacacgtgcagcctgtgggctaACTACACACAGAAAGCATACAATGCACTTCGCGTCCAATACAACAACGCGTTCCGGGCAgtgatggggctgcctcgctaCTGCAGCGCCTCGGGAATGTTCGCGGCAGCGCACACGGCGTGTTTTCATACCACTATGCGACTGCGCGCCGCGTCCTTGGTCCAGCGGGTGCGAGCCAGCCCCAACACAGTCCTAGCGATGATCGCGGACAGAGTGGACTGTCCTTACATCATGCACTGCTGTGACAGGCATGTAATTAAGACTGGCATAGGATAG